The proteins below are encoded in one region of Halocatena salina:
- a CDS encoding DUF5803 family protein, which translates to MKRHLAIVSLVVLSMGAGCMGMTSPDLGFGLGVGDQDQTNTTYDWNTSTNATLTLQSDKYQSVYELGNDKLELYTHGPVGSERALDVRAVKYRYPNETVVTTDHSDLSVDKSNSRTVIQAPSDDGQIAFVTDKRPKSVTTPVFLESDDPSYEIVLPPNMDIDVPILGTASPGGYETNTEDGRVHIVWDAVSGSSVSVQYYLVRDLYIFGAVLGIGLLGGLAGVGYYLLQIRQLKQLRQRIEVDADIDTGNDQQ; encoded by the coding sequence ATGAAACGCCATCTCGCTATCGTTTCTCTGGTGGTGCTGAGCATGGGTGCGGGCTGTATGGGGATGACCTCTCCAGATCTCGGGTTCGGGCTGGGAGTCGGTGATCAGGACCAGACGAACACCACGTACGACTGGAACACGAGCACCAACGCGACACTCACCTTACAATCCGACAAGTATCAGTCAGTGTATGAGCTCGGGAACGATAAGCTCGAACTGTACACACACGGTCCTGTCGGTAGTGAACGGGCGCTTGACGTTCGAGCCGTCAAATATCGCTATCCCAACGAGACAGTCGTTACGACCGACCACTCCGACTTATCGGTCGACAAATCGAACAGTCGGACCGTCATTCAGGCACCTAGTGACGACGGTCAGATCGCTTTTGTCACCGACAAACGCCCCAAATCGGTCACGACACCGGTGTTCTTAGAATCGGACGATCCCTCCTATGAGATCGTTCTCCCGCCGAACATGGATATCGACGTGCCCATCCTTGGCACCGCAAGCCCCGGAGGATACGAGACAAACACCGAGGACGGCCGCGTTCACATCGTCTGGGACGCTGTCAGTGGCAGTTCCGTTTCAGTCCAGTACTATCTCGTCCGTGATCTGTACATCTTCGGTGCAGTTCTCGGAATCGGACTCCTCGGTGGTCTGGCTGGCGTCGGCTACTACCTCCTCCAGATCCGGCAGCTCAAGCAGCTACGACAACGGATCGAGGTCGATGCGGATATCGACACCGGGAACGACCAGCAGTGA
- a CDS encoding DUF2110 family protein: MVVLATKLYVDGTARDRAIDSLRSLIENDIGGVDVEWSVGVRSDGFPSVTVDGPDAVIARNILRDQWGTITPSFEAGTEYVGTLTAWDEDGLTLDVGDSAGADSELAIDADGHVRIPTDQLGLGPGTAAEIRTRFGLVQHLPLRFIPGDPPRLADTERDRLYDWTRGAGRVNVNSATRAEVRATVNRAGHADDIVTVERLGLLEQSIVCQEHTDPPGLLAAIGRHLPAELLCVLP; the protein is encoded by the coding sequence ATGGTCGTTCTCGCAACCAAACTGTACGTTGATGGAACTGCCCGGGATCGAGCTATCGACTCGTTGCGCTCGCTGATCGAAAACGACATCGGAGGCGTTGATGTGGAGTGGTCGGTGGGTGTCCGTTCCGATGGGTTCCCCTCCGTCACGGTTGATGGACCTGATGCGGTCATTGCGCGCAACATCTTACGCGATCAGTGGGGGACGATCACACCGTCGTTCGAAGCCGGCACCGAGTACGTCGGAACGCTCACTGCGTGGGATGAGGACGGGCTCACGCTTGATGTCGGCGACAGTGCTGGCGCGGACTCGGAGCTGGCAATCGATGCGGACGGGCACGTACGGATCCCGACCGACCAGCTCGGTCTCGGTCCTGGAACGGCCGCTGAGATCCGCACCCGGTTCGGGTTGGTCCAGCATCTTCCCCTCCGATTCATCCCCGGCGATCCGCCTCGCTTGGCCGATACAGAACGCGATCGACTGTACGACTGGACCCGAGGGGCGGGGCGCGTGAACGTCAACAGTGCGACGCGGGCGGAAGTGCGCGCCACGGTGAACCGCGCAGGCCACGCCGACGACATCGTCACCGTCGAACGGCTCGGACTCCTCGAACAGAGCATCGTCTGTCAGGAGCACACCGATCCGCCGGGGTTGCTCGCGGCCATCGGTCGCCATCTCCCCGCGGAACTGTTATGTGTTTTACCATGA
- a CDS encoding transcription factor has translation MAFEELLNDPVIQKYLHELVGPTGMPVAAAPPDGEVTDEELAEELGLELNDVRRALFILYENDLASYRRLRDEDSGWLTYLWTFHYENVPEQLEDEMYRLLDALEERREYETNHEFYLCPEESLRFEFEEAIEFGFECPQCGAELEPMNNDALVTSMDERITQLRSELNVEA, from the coding sequence ATGGCTTTCGAGGAGCTACTAAACGATCCCGTCATCCAAAAATATCTGCACGAGCTTGTTGGCCCGACAGGGATGCCGGTTGCTGCTGCCCCTCCTGACGGCGAAGTGACCGACGAGGAGCTAGCAGAGGAACTCGGATTGGAACTGAACGATGTACGACGGGCGTTGTTCATCTTGTATGAGAACGATCTAGCGAGCTATCGTCGGCTTCGGGACGAAGACTCGGGTTGGCTTACGTATCTCTGGACGTTTCATTACGAAAACGTGCCCGAGCAGCTCGAAGACGAGATGTATCGACTCCTCGACGCGCTCGAAGAACGGCGTGAGTACGAGACCAACCACGAGTTCTATCTCTGTCCGGAAGAATCACTTCGCTTCGAGTTCGAGGAAGCGATCGAGTTCGGATTCGAATGTCCCCAATGTGGGGCTGAACTGGAGCCGATGAACAACGACGCCCTCGTTACTTCCATGGACGAACGTATTACACAGCTCCGTTCGGAACTCAACGTGGAAGCATAA
- a CDS encoding tryptophan--tRNA ligase, with protein MTDDGFTVTPYTVSGEIDYENVLEQFGADRLTDEQIARFPTPVHPLVRRRVFYAGRDVDRFLSAATAGERHSIVTGRGPSGAMHLGHIIPLYFAKHLQQQTNALVYLPFSDDEKYFVTDNSLEEIGAQTRENLRDLLAVGFDPDRTRIIVDTADADVIYPLAAAFAPSVTGSTFEAAYGQPKNIGHAFYPAVQAAHLLLPQLVEGRHPTLVPIGVDQDPHVRVCRDIAAKRRYDVDKPGALLSKFLPSLDGPGKMSSSSNSGTTPTIYLSDDRETVFEKIHTHAYSGGQPTVDEHRKHGGDPQADVSYQLLHSFFEADDDRLDRIEREYRNGALLSGELKEMAADAIASFLDAHQRRRRRLDSLETELRRYRLTEHEREHARRRVGHSTFKTMI; from the coding sequence ATGACAGACGACGGATTCACTGTGACACCGTACACGGTGTCCGGTGAGATCGACTACGAGAACGTACTTGAACAGTTCGGAGCCGACCGGCTCACGGACGAACAGATCGCACGGTTTCCCACACCAGTCCATCCGCTCGTGCGACGGCGGGTGTTTTACGCCGGGCGCGACGTGGATCGGTTTCTGAGCGCAGCCACCGCCGGTGAACGCCACTCGATCGTCACCGGACGGGGTCCTTCTGGAGCGATGCATCTGGGACACATCATCCCGTTGTACTTCGCCAAACACCTCCAACAGCAGACGAACGCACTGGTGTACCTCCCGTTTTCCGACGACGAAAAGTATTTCGTCACGGACAACTCTCTCGAGGAGATCGGCGCCCAAACCCGCGAGAACCTCCGTGATCTGCTTGCGGTCGGCTTCGATCCAGACCGGACGCGCATCATCGTCGACACGGCCGACGCCGATGTCATCTATCCGCTCGCCGCCGCGTTCGCTCCGTCGGTGACCGGATCGACGTTCGAGGCGGCGTACGGTCAGCCGAAAAACATCGGCCACGCCTTCTATCCCGCGGTTCAGGCCGCTCACCTCTTGCTTCCGCAACTCGTCGAAGGTCGCCATCCGACGCTCGTTCCGATCGGCGTCGATCAGGACCCCCACGTGAGAGTGTGCCGGGACATCGCGGCCAAACGGCGCTACGACGTCGACAAGCCCGGCGCGTTGCTCTCGAAATTCCTCCCGAGTCTCGACGGTCCCGGGAAGATGAGTTCGAGTAGTAACTCCGGGACCACTCCCACCATCTACCTCTCCGACGACCGCGAGACCGTCTTCGAGAAGATCCACACCCACGCCTACTCCGGTGGCCAACCCACCGTCGACGAACACCGAAAACACGGCGGCGATCCCCAAGCGGACGTTTCCTACCAACTCTTGCATTCGTTTTTCGAAGCGGATGACGACCGGCTAGATCGGATCGAACGCGAGTACCGGAATGGAGCACTACTGAGCGGCGAACTCAAAGAGATGGCCGCTGATGCGATCGCGTCGTTTCTGGATGCACACCAACGCCGCCGCCGACGGTTGGACTCCCTCGAAACCGAACTCCGACGGTACCGACTCACCGAGCACGAACGGGAGCACGCCCGCCGTCGAGTAGGACACTCTACATTTAAAACCATGATTTGA
- a CDS encoding inorganic phosphate transporter, producing MVTVGFLGIIVVASVASLFMAWTIGAGSSGSTPFAPAAGANVISVMRAGFLVGILGFAGAVFQGANVAGTVGTGLIRGVTLSPGAIAVGLFVAALLVSIGIFTGYPIPTGFTATGAVIGVGLAMGGLPAWETYREIGAMWVLVPFVGSAIAYVTARLLRHERIPERVSVPVLGGVVGAIIANMSFVFLGGRSFATAGTHWPVLSRLSEGVASVVITVGIGAVVAALLAWDMTDADRGLRHFLLVLGGLVAFSAGASQVGLAVGPLIPLLEVLPITLVTLLIGGGIGLLAGSWMGAPRMIKALAQDYSSLGPRRSIAALVPSFALAQTAVLYGIPVSFNEIILSAIIGSGFAAGGASSVSQAKMRNTVVAWIGSLVIAIAGSYGVYIVLQALL from the coding sequence ATGGTTACTGTGGGGTTTCTGGGGATCATCGTGGTCGCGTCGGTCGCCAGCCTGTTCATGGCGTGGACGATCGGAGCTGGGTCGAGCGGGTCGACACCCTTTGCCCCGGCAGCAGGGGCAAACGTCATCTCCGTGATGAGAGCTGGATTTCTCGTCGGGATCCTCGGATTCGCGGGGGCGGTATTTCAGGGGGCGAACGTTGCGGGGACGGTCGGTACGGGACTGATCCGGGGGGTAACGCTGTCTCCCGGCGCGATCGCGGTCGGGTTGTTCGTGGCGGCGCTGCTCGTTTCGATCGGGATCTTCACGGGGTATCCGATTCCGACGGGATTTACGGCGACGGGTGCGGTGATCGGCGTCGGATTGGCGATGGGTGGACTCCCCGCGTGGGAGACCTACCGAGAGATCGGAGCCATGTGGGTGCTCGTGCCGTTCGTGGGAAGCGCCATCGCGTACGTGACGGCTCGACTGTTGCGCCACGAACGCATTCCCGAACGCGTGAGCGTGCCGGTGCTCGGGGGGGTGGTTGGAGCGATCATCGCGAACATGTCGTTCGTCTTTTTGGGTGGACGATCGTTCGCCACAGCGGGCACGCACTGGCCAGTGCTGTCGAGGCTGAGTGAGGGAGTCGCCTCGGTGGTGATCACGGTCGGGATCGGCGCGGTCGTCGCCGCGTTGCTCGCGTGGGACATGACCGATGCGGACCGCGGCCTGCGTCATTTCCTGTTGGTGCTCGGAGGACTCGTTGCGTTCTCCGCAGGTGCAAGCCAAGTCGGTCTGGCCGTCGGACCGCTGATTCCGTTGCTCGAGGTGCTTCCGATCACGCTCGTAACGTTGCTCATCGGTGGAGGGATCGGATTGCTCGCCGGCTCGTGGATGGGTGCGCCCAGGATGATCAAAGCGCTCGCGCAGGATTACTCCTCGCTCGGTCCCCGGCGTTCGATCGCCGCACTCGTGCCGTCGTTCGCGCTCGCACAGACCGCGGTGTTGTACGGAATCCCCGTGTCGTTCAACGAGATCATCCTCAGTGCGATCATCGGAAGCGGATTCGCTGCTGGAGGAGCGAGCAGCGTCAGCCAAGCGAAGATGCGCAACACCGTGGTAGCGTGGATAGGGTCGTTAGTGATCGCTATCGCTGGGAGCTATGGTGTCTACATCGTGCTTCAAGCGCTGCTGTGA
- a CDS encoding carboxypeptidase M32, producing MAAQSYDEFIDHVKRFSNVEHAVHILNWDQQVMMPEGGTPARSQQVSTLSTLHHELLTSEETETYLSALESSSLTDEQSAVVREIRRQYERADRVPSELVEEIAHTTSSALPVWKEAKENDDFEAFAPTLSKLVDLKREYAEQIDPDADPYAVLFAEYEPYLGLDTAERVLERLRNRLVDLIESIEQSDVALETDAFSGTYPADEQEALCRSALDRLGYPWEHGRLDTAPHPFSTGSQFDARVTTRFTEDDPIDALTSTIHEFGHAMYTLGLPREQYGTPLGQNRNLSVHESQSRLWENHVGRSRSFWEQFLPAVTERFPETSGVSPRAAYEAANQVYPDNLIRVEADELTYHLHIVLRFEIEQQLIHGEIDVEEVPHVWNEKMEEYLGVRPDTDSAGCLQDIHWTHGSFGYFPTYSLGSVLAAQLYATATQEIEALDEQIQNGEFSALQEWLTDNVHQHGQRYTTPDLIEHATGEPLTADYFLDYAERKYGALYEL from the coding sequence ATGGCAGCCCAGTCCTACGACGAGTTCATCGACCATGTCAAACGCTTCTCGAACGTCGAACACGCGGTTCATATCCTCAACTGGGATCAGCAGGTGATGATGCCTGAGGGAGGAACGCCCGCCCGCTCCCAGCAGGTTTCGACGCTTTCGACGCTCCACCACGAGTTGCTCACCAGCGAGGAGACCGAAACGTATCTCTCGGCGTTGGAATCGTCGTCGCTGACCGACGAGCAATCGGCAGTCGTCAGGGAGATCAGACGCCAGTACGAACGCGCCGACCGGGTTCCGAGCGAACTGGTCGAGGAGATCGCCCACACCACGAGTTCGGCGCTTCCGGTGTGGAAAGAAGCCAAAGAGAACGACGATTTCGAGGCGTTCGCACCGACGCTCTCGAAGCTCGTCGATCTTAAGCGGGAGTACGCCGAACAGATCGATCCGGACGCGGATCCCTACGCCGTGCTGTTCGCGGAGTACGAGCCGTATCTCGGGTTGGACACCGCAGAGCGCGTTCTCGAACGGCTGCGAAATCGCCTTGTCGATCTCATCGAGTCGATCGAACAGAGCGATGTTGCACTCGAAACGGACGCCTTCTCGGGGACGTACCCCGCCGACGAACAGGAGGCGCTCTGTCGGTCGGCGCTGGATCGCCTCGGCTATCCATGGGAGCACGGACGGCTCGACACCGCACCCCATCCGTTCTCTACTGGATCACAGTTCGACGCGCGAGTGACGACGCGATTCACCGAGGACGACCCGATCGACGCACTCACCTCGACCATCCACGAGTTCGGCCACGCGATGTACACGCTCGGACTCCCCCGCGAACAGTACGGCACGCCGCTCGGACAGAACCGTAACCTTTCGGTTCACGAGTCCCAATCGCGGCTGTGGGAGAATCACGTCGGGCGCTCGCGTTCCTTCTGGGAGCAGTTCCTCCCAGCCGTCACGGAACGGTTCCCCGAAACGAGCGGTGTTTCTCCGCGTGCAGCCTATGAAGCCGCGAACCAAGTGTATCCTGACAATCTGATCCGCGTCGAGGCGGACGAGTTGACGTACCATCTCCACATCGTGCTCCGGTTTGAGATCGAACAGCAACTCATCCACGGAGAGATCGACGTCGAGGAGGTGCCGCACGTGTGGAACGAGAAGATGGAGGAGTATCTAGGCGTTCGACCCGACACTGACAGCGCTGGCTGTCTTCAGGACATTCATTGGACGCACGGCAGCTTCGGTTATTTCCCGACGTATTCGCTGGGAAGCGTGCTTGCAGCGCAGCTGTACGCCACAGCCACTCAGGAGATCGAAGCCCTAGACGAGCAGATCCAAAACGGCGAGTTCAGCGCGCTCCAGGAGTGGCTCACTGACAACGTGCATCAACACGGCCAGCGCTACACCACGCCCGATCTCATCGAACACGCGACCGGTGAACCGCTCACCGCTGACTACTTCCTCGACTACGCCGAGCGGAAATACGGTGCGCTGTACGAGTTGTAG
- a CDS encoding M20 family metallopeptidase, producing MTVRGLARQLVSIPSHDDPTAAESAITEWLQSETDAVVERTEAGVIARRDGGGRCALVGHHDVVPPADEQTDDGAYVVSERGDRLYGRGSADMKGSLAAALCAFRDADSPCTIASFRGEERGGVGARRAIDAGFAPDYAVVVEGSTGYSATGVTDVAIAHKGRRASTIHAHGAAAHASEPESGTNAVYRAADAIDVLQELSPPESGVLGHDLRGRLCVAEIEGGSAWNVVPDSCTITVDERTVPGERADIGRVTEIDGVEWDVEQDLPPMACDDDAFAQAVLDAATEAQTGTPALVTKPHATDAGWLAQAGTTCVVCGAAEPGEAHTDDESVSLPVLERCYRLYRDLLSQIEGGD from the coding sequence ATGACCGTTCGTGGGTTGGCTCGACAGCTCGTTTCCATTCCGAGCCACGACGATCCGACGGCGGCGGAGAGTGCCATCACGGAATGGCTCCAGTCGGAGACGGATGCCGTCGTCGAACGGACCGAGGCCGGTGTGATCGCCCGGCGCGACGGTGGCGGTCGGTGTGCACTTGTCGGTCACCACGACGTGGTCCCGCCCGCCGACGAACAGACCGACGACGGTGCGTATGTGGTTTCCGAACGCGGCGATCGGTTGTACGGTCGCGGCAGCGCTGACATGAAAGGGTCGCTTGCGGCCGCGTTGTGTGCGTTCCGAGACGCGGACAGTCCATGCACCATCGCCAGTTTCCGGGGGGAAGAACGGGGTGGAGTGGGTGCTCGACGCGCCATCGATGCGGGCTTTGCTCCCGACTACGCCGTCGTCGTCGAAGGATCGACCGGCTACTCCGCCACCGGCGTGACCGACGTGGCAATCGCCCACAAGGGGCGTCGAGCGAGCACGATTCACGCCCACGGAGCGGCGGCCCACGCGAGCGAACCCGAGAGCGGGACGAACGCGGTGTACCGGGCGGCAGACGCCATCGATGTGCTACAGGAGCTGTCACCGCCCGAGAGCGGAGTGCTCGGGCACGATCTGCGTGGCCGCCTCTGTGTGGCGGAGATCGAGGGCGGCAGCGCGTGGAACGTCGTTCCCGACTCCTGTACGATCACCGTCGACGAGCGGACTGTGCCCGGCGAGCGCGCCGATATCGGACGCGTGACGGAGATCGACGGCGTCGAGTGGGATGTCGAGCAGGATCTCCCGCCGATGGCGTGTGACGACGACGCGTTCGCTCAGGCCGTGCTCGATGCCGCCACCGAAGCTCAAACGGGTACCCCGGCGCTGGTAACGAAGCCCCACGCGACTGACGCCGGGTGGCTCGCCCAAGCCGGGACGACGTGCGTCGTCTGTGGCGCAGCCGAACCCGGCGAGGCCCACACCGACGACGAAAGCGTTTCCCTGCCGGTACTCGAACGCTGCTATCGGCTCTATCGGGATCTCCTCTCGCAGATTGAGGGTGGGGATTGA
- a CDS encoding PINc/VapC family ATPase, with the protein MNVVPDTSVVIDGRLSERVSPESPDETEDDVDLTGVHIYVPEAVVGELESQANAGRSVGWRGIEELQRLVELENEGYLEITYVGRRATPEEIERAEQGEIDAVIRDMATEHDATLVTSDLVQSEVAKAKDIDTLYLEPYETTIGTLAIESYFDSETLSVHLKSGVRPMAKRGDVTEVSYGPVDETELDDEALREHANEIRNAAQSSEDGFIELSEPGMTIVQFRNYRIAMAQPPFSDGLEITAVRPLVKTEIDDYSYDEEMKERLLDSQRGVLIAGSPGAGKSTLAQAVAEFLSGSDYSVKTMEKPRDLQVGPEITQYTELGGRMDATADSLLMVRPDYTIYDEVRKTSDFETFADMRLAGVGMVGVVHATRAIDALQRLVGRVELGLIPQVVDTVAYVESGDIATMYDVSTQVKVPEGLMEEDLARPVIVVRDHETGRPVYEMYTFNRQVVTVPIEEGESRESGVGQLAKQEIEREIRSVARGHVQVELQGENRAIVYVEDDDISAVIGKGGGRISQIENRLGIDIDVRSFEERPSQDAGSGGTQRTGDIVIPEITARHIVIPLEEYAGETVEVNADGEYLFTATVSRGGEVQVSRGSAIAEELERAIDDRREITVSSS; encoded by the coding sequence ATGAATGTCGTTCCGGACACGAGCGTGGTCATCGATGGCCGCCTGTCCGAGCGTGTTAGCCCGGAGTCCCCCGACGAAACCGAGGACGACGTCGACTTAACTGGCGTCCACATCTACGTTCCAGAGGCGGTCGTCGGTGAATTAGAATCGCAAGCAAACGCCGGTCGATCGGTCGGCTGGCGTGGTATCGAGGAACTACAGCGGCTCGTAGAACTGGAAAATGAGGGCTATCTCGAGATCACCTACGTCGGCCGACGAGCGACGCCCGAAGAGATCGAACGTGCCGAGCAAGGAGAGATCGACGCGGTCATCCGTGACATGGCCACCGAACACGACGCGACGCTGGTCACGAGTGATCTCGTCCAAAGCGAGGTGGCGAAAGCCAAAGACATCGATACGCTCTATCTCGAGCCGTACGAGACGACGATCGGAACGCTCGCCATCGAATCGTATTTCGATTCGGAGACGCTCAGCGTCCATCTGAAATCCGGCGTCCGACCGATGGCAAAGCGTGGCGACGTGACGGAAGTGTCCTACGGACCGGTCGACGAGACGGAACTCGACGACGAGGCGCTGCGCGAGCACGCCAACGAGATCCGAAACGCCGCCCAAAGCTCCGAAGACGGTTTCATCGAGCTTTCGGAACCGGGAATGACCATCGTGCAGTTTCGAAACTACCGGATCGCGATGGCCCAACCACCCTTTTCCGATGGGCTGGAGATCACGGCGGTTCGTCCGCTCGTCAAAACGGAGATCGACGACTACAGCTACGACGAGGAGATGAAAGAGCGACTGCTCGACAGCCAGCGCGGCGTGTTGATCGCCGGCTCGCCCGGCGCGGGCAAATCGACCTTGGCCCAAGCAGTTGCCGAGTTCCTTTCCGGAAGCGATTACTCGGTGAAAACGATGGAAAAGCCACGGGATCTACAGGTCGGTCCCGAGATCACCCAGTACACCGAACTCGGGGGCCGAATGGATGCGACGGCGGATTCGCTGTTGATGGTCCGTCCCGACTACACCATCTACGACGAGGTCAGAAAGACCAGTGACTTCGAAACGTTCGCCGATATGCGGCTGGCGGGCGTCGGAATGGTCGGTGTCGTTCACGCGACCCGAGCGATCGATGCGCTCCAACGGCTCGTCGGTCGGGTCGAACTCGGATTGATTCCTCAAGTCGTCGATACGGTCGCGTACGTCGAGTCCGGCGACATAGCGACGATGTACGACGTCTCCACGCAGGTCAAAGTGCCCGAAGGGCTGATGGAAGAGGATCTCGCCCGTCCCGTTATTGTCGTCCGCGATCACGAAACCGGACGCCCCGTTTACGAGATGTACACGTTCAATCGACAGGTCGTCACGGTACCGATCGAGGAGGGCGAAAGCCGGGAATCAGGAGTCGGCCAGCTCGCCAAACAGGAGATCGAGCGCGAGATTCGGTCCGTTGCCCGGGGTCACGTCCAAGTCGAACTCCAAGGGGAAAACCGCGCCATCGTCTACGTCGAGGACGACGACATCTCTGCTGTCATCGGTAAAGGCGGAGGGCGCATCTCACAGATCGAAAACCGCCTCGGAATCGACATCGACGTGCGGTCGTTCGAGGAGCGACCCAGCCAAGACGCAGGGAGTGGTGGGACACAACGGACCGGCGACATCGTCATCCCCGAGATCACCGCCCGCCACATCGTCATCCCGCTCGAAGAGTACGCCGGGGAGACAGTCGAAGTCAACGCCGACGGGGAATATCTGTTCACTGCGACGGTGAGCCGTGGCGGTGAAGTGCAGGTCTCACGCGGCAGCGCCATCGCAGAAGAACTCGAACGCGCCATCGACGATCGGCGTGAGATCACCGTGTCGTCTTCATAA
- a CDS encoding bifunctional nuclease family protein gives MVQTATVHGVGVSMSDEGQEVPVVLLDANEQIVPIYISPDQARSIQLALNGESFDRPLTQDLLVEMVTEFGAAIDNICIDDLAGQTFYAKIHTEQYRDGERRTRTFDARPSDGIAIALRVDCPIELEDSVIEEAGQPPSSYESSM, from the coding sequence ATGGTACAGACCGCCACCGTTCATGGGGTCGGTGTGAGCATGTCCGACGAGGGTCAGGAGGTCCCCGTGGTGTTACTCGATGCAAACGAGCAGATCGTTCCGATCTACATCAGCCCGGATCAGGCGCGATCGATACAGCTCGCTCTCAACGGTGAGTCGTTCGACCGACCGCTGACCCAGGATCTTCTCGTCGAGATGGTGACGGAGTTCGGTGCCGCCATCGACAACATCTGTATCGACGATCTCGCTGGACAGACGTTCTACGCGAAAATACACACCGAACAGTACCGTGATGGTGAACGACGAACGCGAACGTTCGATGCCCGGCCAAGCGACGGTATCGCCATCGCGCTGCGCGTGGACTGTCCGATCGAACTCGAAGACAGCGTGATCGAAGAAGCCGGACAACCGCCCTCTTCCTACGAATCCTCGATGTGA
- a CDS encoding GYD domain-containing protein has protein sequence MGVYMSLVTVNEARIQNVQSLATVWGDLRNEINDHGGHLLESYAILGEYDFLVLFEAEDRNHAFRISLIIERRGLDMQTMEIVPTDEFGQLVEDI, from the coding sequence ATGGGCGTGTACATGTCGTTGGTCACGGTGAACGAAGCCCGCATCCAGAACGTTCAGTCGCTGGCGACGGTCTGGGGTGACCTCCGTAACGAGATCAACGACCACGGTGGTCATCTGCTCGAATCGTACGCGATCCTCGGCGAGTACGATTTTCTGGTGTTGTTCGAGGCAGAAGATCGCAATCACGCGTTTCGGATTTCGCTCATCATCGAGCGCCGGGGACTAGATATGCAGACGATGGAGATCGTCCCGACCGACGAGTTCGGGCAGCTCGTTGAGGACATTTAG